One window of the Colletotrichum lupini chromosome 9, complete sequence genome contains the following:
- a CDS encoding Sir2 family protein, whose product MSLRLGEGVTLHPGMWRSDIVPKQRPSQFNSEHLHLSDQVRRTFPNRKAFGFTVPRLLHDEKTSHGTRSYQLDSQEAIYILKPKITYKRILALCGAGLSASSGLPTFRGAGGLWRNHDATDLATMKAFRRGPGLVWLFYAYRRHMALSAKPNKAHYALAALAEKNPDFLCLTQNVDGLSPRAGHKEDQLRLLHGSLFDIKCANPQCTYIDHNNTQDPLCPALAPASEDLADPTKTLPLLDPTKKLPAIDEADLPHCPSCKTGLLRPGVVWFGEALDEAMLDGVDTWIEQGKVDLMIVVGTSAQVWPAAGYILKAHAAGARVCTVNPEAEDEGQMGKVKKGDFAFGRDAAEVLPLLLEPVIGKMRADGRTYTEDWKTE is encoded by the exons ATGTCACTCCGCCTCGGTGAAGGAGTCACCTTACATCCTGGCATGTGGAGAAGTGACATAGTCCCCAAACAACGACCATCTCAATTCAATTCGGAGCACTTACATCTCTCCGATCAAGTCAGACGGACTTTTCCCAACAGAAAGGCCTTTGGATTTACAGTCCCCAGACTGCTG CATGACGAGAAAACCTCTCACGGGACTCGGTCATATCAGCTTGACTCTCAGGAGGCTATCTACATCCTCAAGCCTAAAATCACCTA CAAGCGTATCCTCGCCCTCTGCGGCGCCGGCCTCTCTGCCTCGTCCGGCCTGCCGACCTTCCGCGGCGCCGGAGGACTCTGGCGAAACCACGACGCCACGGACCTAGCGACTATGAAAGCCTTCCGCCGGGGCCCGGGCCTGGTGTGGCTGTTCTACGCGTACCGGCGACACATGGCTCTATCAGCGAAGCCGAACAAGGCGCACTATGCCCTCGCCGCGCTGGCGGAAAAGAATCCGGATTTCTTGTGCCTGACGCAGAACGTTGACG GTCTCTCGCCAAGGGCAGGGCATAAGGAGGACCAACTCCGCCTCCTCCACGGAAGCCTATTTGACATCAAATGCGCCAACCCGCAATGCACTTACATCGACCACAACAACACCCAAGACCCCCTCTGCCCAGCCCTTGCCCCGGCCTCTGAAGACCTCGCAGACCCAACCAAGACTCTGCCACTGCTCGACCCGACCAAAAAGCTCCCCGCCATCGACGAAGCAGACCTGCCCCACTGCCCATCCTGCAAAACGGGCCTGCTGAGGCCCGGCGTCGTCTGGTTCGGCGAGGCGCTTGACGAGGCCATGCTCGACGGCGTCGACACCTGGATCGAGCAAGGGAAAGTCGACCTCATGATCGTCGTCGGCACGTCGGCGCAGGTGTGGCCGGCCGCGGGGTACATTCTCAAGGCGCACGCGGCCGGGGCGCGGGTGTGTACCGTCAACCCCGAGGCCGAGGATGAGGGCCAGATGGGCAAGGTGAAGAAGGGGGACTTTGCGTTCGGGAGGGACGCGGCGGAGGTATTGCCGTTGTTATTGGAGCCTGTTATTGGAAAGATGAGAGCGGATGGGCGGACGTATACGGAGGATTGGAAGACTGAGTAG
- a CDS encoding zinc-binding dehydrogenase, translating to MAATDYKFEGWVGLDEKSSEGNMVWQEYEPKPWEENDVDIQITHSGVCGSDIHVLRSGWGPAPYPVCVGHEIVGVAVRVGSKAVGGIKVGDRVGVGAQSDSCLGRQGPCEPCETKNEQYCPKSVHTYGHFHYNGGKAMGGHSKYHRCPSHFVVKIPDGLESAYAAPMLCGGVTVFSPLKQHGAGPGKTVAINGVGGLGHMAIMLAKAMGADKVVGISRKGDKRDEVLKMGADGYIATSEEPDWAKTYANSFDIVISTVSSAKVPMQDFLNLVKLDGSLVQVGLPDDGAYTISPVPMVMRRVKFTGSLIGSPHEIREMWELAAEKGVKPWIQVRPMSEANQAIVDLEEGKARYRYVLEN from the coding sequence ATGGCCGCTACCGACTACAAGTTTGAGGGCTGGGTTGGCCTCGACGAGAAGTCCTCCGAGGGCAACATGGTCTGGCAGGAGTACGAGCCCAAGCCGTGGGAGGAGAACGACGTCGACATCCAGATCACCCACTCCGGTGTCTGCGGCTCCGACATCCACGTCCTGCGCTCCGGCTGGGGCCCCGCCCCTTACCCCGTCTGCGTCGGCCACGAGATCGTCGGTGTCGCCGTCCGCGTCGGCTCCAAGGCCGTCGGCGGCATCAAGGTCGGCGACCGCGTCGGTGTCGGCGCCCAGTCCGACTCCTGCCTCGGCCGCCAGGGTCCCTGCGAGCCCTGCGAGACCAAGAACGAGCAGTACTGCCCCAAGTCCGTCCACACCTACGGCCACTTCCACTACAACGGCGGCAAGGCCATGGGCGGCCACTCAAAGTACCACCGCTGCCCCTCCCACTTCGTCGTCAAGATCCCCGACGGCCTCGAGTCCGCCTACGCCGCGCCCATGCTGTGCGGTGGTGTGACCGTCTTCTCCCCGCTTAAGCAGCACGGCGCCGGCCCCGGCAAGACCGTCGCCATCAACGGCGTCGGCGGCCTCGGTCACATGGCCATCATGCTCGCCAAGGCCATGGGCGCTGACAAGGTCGTCGGTATCTCCCGCAAGGGCGACAAGCGCGACGAGGTCCTCAAGATGGGCGCCGACGGCTACATCGCCACCAGCGAGGAGCCCGACTGGGCCAAGACCTACGCCAACTCCTTTGACATTGTCATCTCCACCGTCTCCTCCGCCAAGGTCCCCATGCAGGACTTCCTCAACCTCGTCAAGCTCGACGGTTCCCTCGTCCAGGTCGGTCTCCCCGACGACGGCGCCTACACAATCTCCCCCGTCCCTATGGTCATGCGCCGCGTCAAGTTCACCGGCTCCCTGATCGGATCCCCCCACGAGATCCGCGAGATGTGGGAGCTCGCCGCCGAGAAGGGCGTCAAGCCCTGGATCCAGGTCCGCCCCATGAGCGAGGCCAACCAGGCCATCGTCGACTTGGAGGAGGGCAAGGCCCGCTACCGCTACGTCCTCGAGAACTAA